A window from Rhizosphaericola mali encodes these proteins:
- a CDS encoding amidohydrolase family protein: protein MAKNIISADKIFDGFKWLIEKALVIEDGIILDIIDKNGIENVQHFEGILTPGFINCHCHTELSHMKNVIPEATGLMGFVGKIMQLRQYSEEEIKSACASALEEMQKNGIVAVGDICNTTHSLDAKTNSNLEFQNFIELAGFLPEQASPRFENGEKIAAQFEKTGATSIVPHAPYSVSKDLFEKINAYSQDKIISIHNEETPDENLLYEKKEGVFLDLYKKMNANIDFFQPTGKTSLQSVLPYLNKPSQILLVHNSFTSESDIQFAENQAKNTHQQIYWTLCPNANWYIERTIPPVDVLRKNRVKITLGTDSIASNYSLNILSEIHRLQKHFPNIPQEEYLQWATSNGAAALGMQEQLGTFSIGKKPGINLISKDFQTIKKLY from the coding sequence ATGGCAAAAAATATTATTTCGGCAGATAAAATATTCGATGGTTTTAAATGGTTGATCGAAAAAGCTTTGGTTATTGAGGATGGAATTATTCTTGATATTATTGATAAAAATGGAATTGAAAATGTACAGCATTTTGAGGGAATATTGACGCCTGGATTTATCAATTGCCATTGTCATACGGAGTTGAGTCACATGAAAAATGTGATTCCAGAAGCGACAGGATTGATGGGATTTGTCGGAAAAATCATGCAATTGCGCCAATATTCAGAAGAGGAAATTAAATCGGCTTGTGCCTCTGCATTGGAAGAAATGCAGAAAAATGGCATTGTTGCAGTTGGAGATATTTGCAATACAACGCATAGTTTGGATGCAAAAACAAATTCAAATTTAGAATTTCAAAATTTTATTGAATTAGCAGGATTTTTACCCGAACAAGCAAGTCCAAGATTTGAAAATGGAGAAAAAATTGCTGCTCAATTTGAAAAAACAGGAGCAACATCCATCGTTCCGCATGCGCCATATTCTGTTTCTAAAGATTTATTTGAAAAAATAAATGCCTATTCACAAGACAAAATCATTTCTATACACAATGAAGAAACACCCGACGAGAATCTTTTATATGAAAAAAAAGAAGGCGTGTTTTTGGATTTATATAAAAAAATGAATGCGAATATTGACTTTTTCCAACCTACGGGAAAAACAAGTTTGCAATCCGTACTTCCCTATTTGAACAAACCATCACAAATTCTTTTAGTTCACAATAGTTTTACTTCGGAATCTGATATTCAATTTGCGGAAAATCAAGCCAAAAACACTCATCAACAAATCTATTGGACACTTTGTCCAAATGCCAATTGGTATATTGAACGTACCATTCCACCCGTTGATGTTTTACGTAAAAACAGAGTCAAAATCACACTAGGCACGGATAGTATTGCGAGCAATTATAGTTTGAATATCTTGTCTGAAATTCATCGTCTTCAAAAACACTTTCCCAATATTCCACAAGAAGAATATTTACAATGGGCAACGAGCAATGGAGCGGCAGCATTAGGAATGCAGGAACAATTAGGCACTTTTTCCATCGGAAAAAAGCCCGGAATTAATTTAATTTCCAAAGATTTTCAAACCATTAAAAAATTGTATTAA
- a CDS encoding YraN family protein, with protein sequence MTQHNITIGARGEAFAVDYLLENGFQILEKNWRFQHKEVDIICTKADILHFVEVKTRTNTKFGLPESSVSVAKMKYLKEAAEQYQLEYPEWKKIQFNVIAILLNGEIVKELYVNWDVYF encoded by the coding sequence ATGACGCAACATAATATAACCATTGGCGCAAGAGGAGAAGCGTTTGCTGTCGATTATTTATTGGAAAATGGATTTCAGATTTTGGAAAAAAATTGGCGTTTCCAACATAAGGAGGTTGATATTATCTGTACAAAAGCAGATATTTTACATTTTGTAGAAGTAAAAACACGAACAAATACAAAATTTGGTTTGCCTGAGTCAAGCGTTTCAGTAGCTAAAATGAAATATTTGAAAGAAGCTGCAGAGCAATATCAATTGGAATATCCAGAATGGAAGAAAATACAATTTAATGTTATCGCGATTTTGCTAAATGGCGAAATTGTGAAGGAATTGTATGTAAATTGGGATGTGTATTTTTAA
- the manA gene encoding mannose-6-phosphate isomerase, class I: MSNKLQSIFPIKGVVQNYAWGGFSFLPELLHKENPEHQPWAEYWMGAHPKAPAIDLNNDEALNKIITSDPAKTVGEKVWNRFGELPYLFKVLDVNEMLSIQVHPSKSEAEKGFDAENTKGISIADPTRNYKDRNHKPEVMVALSEFWLLHGFLSEEKLKNVLQSVPEFNQFASTFGEGDYKALYQKVMELSTEEADKILFPIIERELANKKAGALDRSLPGWWVAKLYENENPKSNIDKGIFSIYFFNIVKANPGEAVFQAAGIPHAYLEGQNMELMANSDNVLRGGLTPKHVDVPELLKHTSFVGVTPNVMAASLDTFGEINFPCPVPDFGLSMLRLKNEQTISSTSFSLEIYFVEQGKISLQSGDQTLILEKGNAAAILSNTEYTITAAQENTIAFKAFVPEL, encoded by the coding sequence ATGTCAAATAAACTGCAAAGTATTTTTCCGATAAAAGGTGTAGTTCAAAATTACGCTTGGGGTGGATTTAGTTTTTTACCCGAATTGTTACATAAAGAAAATCCAGAGCATCAGCCTTGGGCAGAATATTGGATGGGGGCGCATCCCAAAGCTCCTGCAATTGACTTGAACAACGACGAGGCTTTGAACAAAATCATAACTTCCGATCCTGCAAAAACAGTAGGCGAAAAAGTTTGGAATCGTTTTGGTGAATTACCTTATTTATTCAAAGTATTGGATGTCAATGAGATGTTATCTATCCAAGTACATCCTTCCAAATCCGAAGCAGAAAAAGGGTTTGATGCAGAGAATACAAAAGGTATTTCTATTGCTGATCCAACTAGGAATTACAAAGACCGTAATCACAAACCAGAGGTAATGGTTGCATTGAGTGAATTTTGGTTATTGCATGGTTTTTTGAGTGAAGAAAAATTGAAAAACGTATTACAATCGGTACCAGAATTTAATCAATTTGCTTCTACATTTGGAGAAGGCGATTACAAAGCTTTGTATCAAAAAGTAATGGAATTGTCCACTGAGGAAGCAGATAAAATTTTATTTCCCATCATTGAACGCGAATTGGCGAACAAAAAAGCTGGCGCGCTTGATCGTTCTTTGCCGGGTTGGTGGGTTGCCAAATTATATGAAAATGAAAATCCAAAATCAAATATCGACAAAGGAATTTTCTCGATTTACTTTTTCAATATTGTAAAAGCGAATCCAGGCGAGGCGGTATTCCAAGCTGCGGGCATTCCACATGCGTATTTAGAAGGTCAAAATATGGAATTGATGGCGAATAGCGACAACGTTTTGCGTGGTGGATTAACCCCTAAACATGTCGACGTACCTGAATTATTGAAACACACAAGTTTCGTTGGCGTGACTCCTAACGTAATGGCAGCAAGTCTAGATACTTTTGGAGAAATTAATTTTCCATGCCCAGTTCCGGATTTCGGATTGTCCATGTTGCGTTTGAAAAATGAGCAAACAATTAGTTCAACTAGTTTTTCTTTGGAAATCTACTTTGTCGAACAAGGAAAAATAAGCTTGCAATCTGGTGATCAAACTTTGATTTTAGAAAAAGGAAATGCTGCAGCAATCCTTTCTAATACAGAATATACGATCACCGCAGCACAAGAAAATACAATTGCGTTCAAAGCATTTGTACCTGAATTATAA